A window from Gossypium raimondii isolate GPD5lz chromosome 7, ASM2569854v1, whole genome shotgun sequence encodes these proteins:
- the LOC105798475 gene encoding bifunctional TH2 protein, mitochondrial isoform X1, translating into MGGMDVGGGIAGKLWNKFRSESVFVNYTPFFVCLAAGNLSADSFHHYISQHVHLLNAFAHAYELAEECADDDEDKKAIRNLRKYVQAKLKSHDSLVREWGFELPEERSLTNATVKYTDFLSATASGRIEGERVPGKLATPFEKTKVAAYTLGAIAPCMRLFAFINKEIQALLDPNDSTHIYKKWIDHYCSENFEAYAFRIEELLDTLSISLTGEELDVIEKLYHQSMRLEVDFFSSQPIIQEAVVPLSRTLDPAVGGELSIFCDFDLTCTAFDSSAILAEIAIITRPKADPDGSETQLSRMSSADLRSTWDALSAQYTEEFEQCVESITTTKTAETFSYEGLCEALEQFAHFEKAANSRVVQSGVLKGLNQEDIKRAGQRLILQDGCKGFIQKIMKNENLTAAIHVLSYCWCGDLIRSALSSAGDLKALNVHSNELSCEDSTTTGEIIKKLESPMEKLQAFNNILNNRDKDGQHLTVYIGGSVGDLLCLLEADIGIVMGSSPTLRRLGEQFGISFVPLFSGLVAKQREVVEVGSSNWKRLSGTLYTVSSWDEIHAFILGSSS; encoded by the exons ATGGGAGGTATGGATGTCGGAGGAGGGATCGCCGGGAAGTTGTGGAACAAATTCAGGAGCGAATCGGTTTTTGTTAACTATACTCCTTTCTTCGTTTGCTTAGCCGCTGGCAATTTAAGCGCCGATTCCTTCCACCACTATATCTCTCAACATGTTCATTTACTCAATGCCTTTGCTCACGC GTATGAATTAGCGGAGGAATGCGCTGATGATGACGAAGACAAGAAGGCAATACGAAACTTAAGGAAATATGTTCAAGCCAAGCTTAAATCACACGACTCTCTTGTCCGA GAATGGGGCTTTGAACTCCCAGAAGAAAGAAGCTTGACAAATGCAACAGTGAAGTATACGGATTTTCTGTCGGCGACAGCTTCTGGTAGAATTGAAGGTGAAAGAGTCCCGGGTAAACTTGCAACCCCTTTTGAGAAGACAAAAGTTGCCGCTTATACACTTGGCGCTATCGCACCTTGCATGAGGCTCTTTGCCTTCATAAATAAAGAGATCCAAGCTCTTCTAGATCCTAATGATAGCACTCACATTTACAAGAAGTGGATTGATCATTATTGCTCTGAAAATTTTGAG GCTTATGCTTTCCGAATCGAAGAGTTGCTGGATACTCTAAGCATATCTTTAACTGGTGAAGAGCTAGATGTCATAGAAAAGCTCTACCATCAATCTATGAGACTGGAAGTAGATTTTTTCTCGTCTCAACCAATTATACAGGAAGCAGTGGTCCCTTTGTCTCGTACTCTAGACCCCGCTGTGGGTGGTGAACTCTCCATATTTTGTGACTTTGACTTGACTTGCACTGCTTTTGATTCCTCTGCTATATTAGCAGAGATTGCAATCATAACAAGGCCAAAGGCTGACCCTGATGGATCTGAAACCCAACTTTCTCGGATGTCATCAGCTGATCTGAGGAGCACATGGGATGCTCTTTCTGCCCAGTATACTGAAGAGTTTGAACAATGTGTAGAAAGCATCACAACAACTAAGACAG CGGAAACTTTCAGTTATGAAGGTCTTTGCGAAGCCCTTGAGCAATTTGCACATTTTGAGAAGGCTGCAAATTCAAGAGTGGTTCAGTCAGGAGTACTTAAGGGTTTAAATCAAGAGGATATAAAAAGGGCTGGCCAGCGTTTGATCCTTCAGGATGGTTGTAAAGGGTTTATTcagaaaatcatgaaaaatgaaaatctcACCGCTGCGATACATGTACTTTCTTATTGTTGGTGTGGGGATCTCATCCGTTCAGCACTTTCATCAG CAGGGGATCTAAAAGCACTAAATGTTCACTCCAATGAGTTATCTTGTGAAGATTCCACCACCACAGGGGAAATCATTAAGAAGCTAGAGTCTCCCATGGAAAAGCTCCAAGCTTTCAATAACATATTAAACAACAGAGACAAAGATGGCCAGCACTTGACGGTTTATATAGGAGGTTCGGTTGGTGACTTACTCTGCTTGCTGGAAGCAGACATAGGTATCGTGATGGGATCAAGTCCCACCCTGAGACGATTGGGAGAACAGTTTGGCATTTCTTTTGTGCCGTTGTTCTCTGGTTTGGTGGCAAAACAGAGAGAAGTGGTTGAAGTTGGGTCTTCTAATTGGAAAAGACTTTCCGGCACTTTATATACAGTCTCTAGCTGGGATGAGATACATGCATTTATTCTGGGTTCATCATCATAA
- the LOC105798475 gene encoding bifunctional TH2 protein, mitochondrial isoform X2, which yields MGGMDVGGGIAGKLWNKFRSESVFVNYTPFFVCLAAGNLSADSFHHYISQHVHLLNAFAHAYELAEECADDDEDKKAIRNLRKYVQAKLKSHDSLVREWGFELPEERSLTNATVKYTDFLSATASGRIEGERVPGKLATPFEKTKVAAYTLGAIAPCMRLFAFINKEIQALLDPNDSTHIYKKWIDHYCSENFEAYAFRIEELLDTLSISLTGEELDVIEKLYHQSMRLEVDFFSSQPIIQEAVVPLSRTLDPAVGGELSIFCDFDLTCTAFDSSAILAEIAIITRPKADPDGSETQLSRMSSADLRSTWDALSAQYTEEFEQCVESITTTKTAETFSYEGLCEALEQFAHFEKAANSRVVQSGVLKGLNQEDIKRAGQRLILQDGCKGFIQKIMKNENLTAAIHVLSYCWCGDLIRSALSSGDLKALNVHSNELSCEDSTTTGEIIKKLESPMEKLQAFNNILNNRDKDGQHLTVYIGGSVGDLLCLLEADIGIVMGSSPTLRRLGEQFGISFVPLFSGLVAKQREVVEVGSSNWKRLSGTLYTVSSWDEIHAFILGSSS from the exons ATGGGAGGTATGGATGTCGGAGGAGGGATCGCCGGGAAGTTGTGGAACAAATTCAGGAGCGAATCGGTTTTTGTTAACTATACTCCTTTCTTCGTTTGCTTAGCCGCTGGCAATTTAAGCGCCGATTCCTTCCACCACTATATCTCTCAACATGTTCATTTACTCAATGCCTTTGCTCACGC GTATGAATTAGCGGAGGAATGCGCTGATGATGACGAAGACAAGAAGGCAATACGAAACTTAAGGAAATATGTTCAAGCCAAGCTTAAATCACACGACTCTCTTGTCCGA GAATGGGGCTTTGAACTCCCAGAAGAAAGAAGCTTGACAAATGCAACAGTGAAGTATACGGATTTTCTGTCGGCGACAGCTTCTGGTAGAATTGAAGGTGAAAGAGTCCCGGGTAAACTTGCAACCCCTTTTGAGAAGACAAAAGTTGCCGCTTATACACTTGGCGCTATCGCACCTTGCATGAGGCTCTTTGCCTTCATAAATAAAGAGATCCAAGCTCTTCTAGATCCTAATGATAGCACTCACATTTACAAGAAGTGGATTGATCATTATTGCTCTGAAAATTTTGAG GCTTATGCTTTCCGAATCGAAGAGTTGCTGGATACTCTAAGCATATCTTTAACTGGTGAAGAGCTAGATGTCATAGAAAAGCTCTACCATCAATCTATGAGACTGGAAGTAGATTTTTTCTCGTCTCAACCAATTATACAGGAAGCAGTGGTCCCTTTGTCTCGTACTCTAGACCCCGCTGTGGGTGGTGAACTCTCCATATTTTGTGACTTTGACTTGACTTGCACTGCTTTTGATTCCTCTGCTATATTAGCAGAGATTGCAATCATAACAAGGCCAAAGGCTGACCCTGATGGATCTGAAACCCAACTTTCTCGGATGTCATCAGCTGATCTGAGGAGCACATGGGATGCTCTTTCTGCCCAGTATACTGAAGAGTTTGAACAATGTGTAGAAAGCATCACAACAACTAAGACAG CGGAAACTTTCAGTTATGAAGGTCTTTGCGAAGCCCTTGAGCAATTTGCACATTTTGAGAAGGCTGCAAATTCAAGAGTGGTTCAGTCAGGAGTACTTAAGGGTTTAAATCAAGAGGATATAAAAAGGGCTGGCCAGCGTTTGATCCTTCAGGATGGTTGTAAAGGGTTTATTcagaaaatcatgaaaaatgaaaatctcACCGCTGCGATACATGTACTTTCTTATTGTTGGTGTGGGGATCTCATCCGTTCAGCACTTTCATCAG GGGATCTAAAAGCACTAAATGTTCACTCCAATGAGTTATCTTGTGAAGATTCCACCACCACAGGGGAAATCATTAAGAAGCTAGAGTCTCCCATGGAAAAGCTCCAAGCTTTCAATAACATATTAAACAACAGAGACAAAGATGGCCAGCACTTGACGGTTTATATAGGAGGTTCGGTTGGTGACTTACTCTGCTTGCTGGAAGCAGACATAGGTATCGTGATGGGATCAAGTCCCACCCTGAGACGATTGGGAGAACAGTTTGGCATTTCTTTTGTGCCGTTGTTCTCTGGTTTGGTGGCAAAACAGAGAGAAGTGGTTGAAGTTGGGTCTTCTAATTGGAAAAGACTTTCCGGCACTTTATATACAGTCTCTAGCTGGGATGAGATACATGCATTTATTCTGGGTTCATCATCATAA